In one Staphylococcus lutrae genomic region, the following are encoded:
- a CDS encoding alanine/glycine:cation symporter family protein — translation MRDFDSLIPGWFKAFIEIGNELIWSQYLIGLLLTVGLFFSISSKFVQIRWLPEMFRALTDKSETLDSGKKGISSFQAFAISAGSRVGTGNIAGVATAIVLGGPGAVFWMWVIAIIGAASAFVEATLAQVYKVPDEEGGFRGGPAYYITKGLNQRWLGILFAILITITFAFVFNTVQSNTIAESLNTQYNVNPVVTGIILAIITAVVIFGGVRSIATLSSVIVPFMAIIYILMVLVILVLNIDQIVPMISTIIKSAFGIDQAASGAVGFAILQGVKRGLFSNEAGMGSAPNAAATAAVSHPVKQGLIQSLGVFFDTILVCTATAIMILLYSGLKFGEGESQGVAVTQSALNEHLGSAGGVFLTIAVALFAFSSVIGNYYYGQSNIEFLSKNKVVLFIFRCLVVLLVFLGSVVKTQTVWNTADVFMGLMAIVNIIAIVGLSNIAFAVMKDYQRQRKAGKRPIFKPEELEINLFGIESWGNAAHKKKD, via the coding sequence GTGAGAGATTTTGATAGTTTAATTCCAGGTTGGTTTAAAGCTTTTATTGAAATAGGTAATGAATTGATTTGGTCACAATATTTGATCGGATTGCTATTAACAGTGGGGTTGTTTTTCTCGATTAGTTCCAAGTTTGTCCAAATTCGTTGGTTACCTGAAATGTTTAGAGCGTTAACTGACAAATCGGAAACTTTAGATAGTGGTAAAAAAGGGATATCGTCTTTCCAAGCTTTTGCAATTAGTGCAGGTTCTCGTGTGGGAACAGGAAACATTGCGGGTGTTGCAACGGCGATTGTGCTTGGTGGTCCAGGCGCTGTTTTTTGGATGTGGGTGATTGCAATTATTGGGGCAGCGAGTGCCTTTGTCGAAGCGACGTTGGCCCAAGTTTATAAAGTGCCAGATGAGGAAGGGGGCTTTCGTGGTGGTCCAGCATACTATATCACGAAAGGTCTTAATCAGCGCTGGTTAGGTATTTTGTTTGCAATTCTGATTACAATTACTTTTGCTTTCGTTTTTAATACAGTGCAATCTAATACGATTGCGGAATCATTAAATACACAATACAATGTAAACCCTGTAGTAACAGGCATCATTTTAGCCATTATCACAGCAGTGGTTATTTTTGGTGGGGTACGTAGTATTGCGACATTATCATCTGTAATCGTACCATTTATGGCAATTATTTATATTTTAATGGTGCTCGTTATATTAGTTTTAAATATCGATCAAATTGTGCCGATGATCTCAACGATTATCAAGAGTGCATTTGGCATTGATCAAGCGGCTAGTGGTGCTGTAGGTTTTGCGATATTGCAAGGTGTTAAACGAGGCTTGTTCTCCAATGAAGCGGGGATGGGTTCTGCGCCGAATGCGGCTGCTACTGCGGCTGTTTCTCACCCAGTGAAACAAGGTTTGATTCAATCACTTGGTGTGTTCTTTGATACAATTTTAGTTTGTACAGCAACAGCAATTATGATTTTATTGTATTCTGGATTAAAATTCGGTGAAGGTGAATCGCAAGGTGTTGCGGTAACACAATCCGCTTTAAATGAGCATCTCGGTAGTGCTGGTGGGGTCTTCCTTACTATTGCAGTCGCGTTATTCGCATTCTCATCTGTCATTGGTAATTACTACTATGGACAGTCTAATATTGAGTTTTTATCAAAAAATAAAGTCGTATTGTTCATTTTCCGTTGTTTAGTTGTATTGCTTGTCTTTTTAGGTTCAGTTGTAAAGACACAAACGGTTTGGAATACGGCAGACGTCTTTATGGGCTTAATGGCGATTGTTAATATTATTGCGATTGTCGGCCTGTCGAATATTGCTTTTGCAGTGATGAAAGACTATCAACGACAACGTAAAGCTGGTAAACGACCTATTTTCAAACCAGAAGAGTTGGAAATCAACTTGTTCGGTATTGAATCTTGGGGCAATGCGGCACATAAAAAGAAAGACTAA
- the glcT gene encoding glucose PTS transporter transcription antiterminator GlcT, protein MKPYTIKKVLNNNVLICEYQQSEVIIIGKGLGFNQKPGMKINPSATIEKVFKLESESEQAHYKMLVADTDDKILRVVIDSVQLIMTYFELQHEESFIVSLTDHLIFALKRLEKGQFITNPFLSETKYSYPEAYKIAKKVVTRINLQLNTDFPEDEVGFIALHIASQTNDIDLSEMQNVPKLINNAIRMIEYDLGIQIPVASIQYQRFVRHVHFLLQRLKKGERATIELTFENLLKSQYPLCYNIAVKIVKMIQSQIDVQVYEAEIAYLTMHIQQLSFASQNQT, encoded by the coding sequence GTGAAACCATATACGATAAAAAAAGTCCTCAACAATAACGTGCTTATTTGTGAATATCAGCAATCAGAAGTCATCATTATCGGGAAAGGACTTGGTTTTAATCAAAAGCCCGGAATGAAAATTAATCCTTCTGCAACGATTGAAAAGGTGTTTAAATTAGAAAGTGAATCTGAACAGGCTCATTATAAAATGTTAGTGGCGGATACAGATGATAAAATTTTACGTGTTGTCATTGATTCCGTTCAGTTGATTATGACCTATTTTGAACTACAGCATGAAGAATCGTTTATTGTCTCTTTAACGGATCACTTGATTTTTGCACTGAAGCGTTTAGAAAAAGGACAATTCATCACTAATCCATTTTTAAGTGAAACGAAGTATAGTTACCCTGAAGCTTATAAAATTGCTAAAAAAGTGGTAACACGGATTAATCTCCAATTGAATACTGATTTTCCAGAAGACGAAGTCGGTTTTATTGCCTTGCATATTGCTTCTCAGACAAATGATATTGATTTAAGCGAAATGCAAAATGTACCTAAATTGATTAACAATGCCATACGTATGATAGAATACGACCTAGGTATTCAAATTCCCGTGGCATCCATTCAGTATCAACGTTTCGTACGACATGTGCATTTTTTATTACAACGATTAAAAAAAGGTGAACGTGCTACAATTGAATTAACTTTTGAAAACCTATTGAAATCACAATATCCATTGTGCTACAATATAGCTGTTAAAATAGTTAAGATGATACAATCACAAATAGATGTACAAGTTTATGAAGCAGAAATTGCATATTTAACAATGCATATTCAGCAGCTATCTTTTGCGTCTCAAAATCAAACATAA
- the parC gene encoding DNA topoisomerase IV subunit A has product MVESIQNLPLVDVIGDRFGRYSKYIIQERALPDVRDGLKPVQRRILYSMYSNGNTYDKHFRKSAKTVGDVIGQLHPHGDSSVYDAMVRLSQDWKLRHVLVEMHGNNGSIDNDPPAAMRYTEAKLSQLSEQLLRDINKGTVDFVPNYDDTEMEPMVLPARFPNLLVNGSTGISAGYATDIPPHNLAEVITATLKYIDNPNMTVKQMMKYITGPDFPTGGIIQGIEGIQKAYETGKGKIVVRAKTDIESLRNGRSQIIVTEIPYEVNKSNLVKKIDELRADKKVEGIVEVRDETDRSGLRVAIELKKDINATSILNFLFKNTDLQIAYNFNMVAITEGRPQLMGIKPMISSYLNHQIEVVTRRTRFELEHTEVRMHIVEGLMKALSILDEIIELIRNSKNKRDAKENLVATYRFTEEQAEAIVMLQLYRLTNTDIVALQEEHDELKQKISALKHILDHHDALLNVIKEELTAIKKQFKAPRLSVIEEKIAEIKIDKEVIVPSETVMLSLTREGYIKRTSLRSFNASGREEIGLKERDTVLKIVESNTQDYVMVFTNKGRYLLIPVHKLPDIKWKDLGQHVSQIVPLDEGEYVVDCHTVTQFDDDMAIVTATRQGMIKKSLLSGFKSTRTSKPLVAMKVKDHDALISVMLLPAHVSTQLLTLLTCRGMSLTYALDELPDTGLRASGIKAINLKDKDHVVMVDTVQPEDTILIATQRGALKRIPYKVLQVAKRAQRGITLLKELKKQPHRVVAACVCRPDHTQYHLISQQDEVMGQIKDIHLSEQYTNGSFVVDIDTFGEIQGLYIE; this is encoded by the coding sequence ATGGTTGAGAGCATCCAAAATTTACCTTTAGTTGATGTGATTGGAGACCGTTTTGGCCGTTACAGTAAATATATTATTCAAGAGCGTGCATTGCCAGATGTACGAGATGGTCTGAAGCCGGTTCAGCGCCGAATTCTATATTCAATGTATTCGAATGGCAATACGTATGATAAGCATTTTCGTAAAAGTGCTAAGACGGTTGGGGATGTTATTGGTCAATTGCATCCGCATGGAGATAGTTCTGTTTATGATGCGATGGTTCGTCTCAGTCAAGATTGGAAATTACGTCATGTATTAGTTGAAATGCATGGTAATAACGGGAGTATTGATAATGACCCGCCAGCAGCGATGCGTTATACTGAAGCGAAATTAAGTCAATTATCAGAACAGTTATTGCGTGATATTAACAAAGGAACGGTGGATTTTGTACCGAATTATGATGACACTGAAATGGAGCCTATGGTTTTACCAGCGCGCTTCCCTAACTTATTAGTTAATGGATCAACAGGGATTTCAGCCGGTTACGCAACGGATATTCCACCTCATAATCTAGCCGAAGTGATTACGGCAACTTTGAAATACATCGATAACCCGAATATGACGGTGAAGCAAATGATGAAGTATATCACCGGACCGGATTTTCCTACAGGGGGTATTATTCAAGGAATCGAAGGGATTCAAAAAGCATACGAAACAGGAAAAGGGAAAATCGTTGTGCGGGCTAAAACAGACATTGAATCGTTGCGCAATGGTCGCAGTCAAATCATCGTTACAGAGATTCCTTATGAAGTCAATAAAAGCAATCTTGTTAAAAAAATTGATGAGTTACGTGCGGATAAAAAAGTAGAAGGCATTGTCGAAGTCAGGGATGAGACTGATCGAAGTGGCTTGCGTGTAGCGATAGAATTGAAAAAGGACATCAATGCCACGTCAATTTTGAATTTCTTATTTAAGAATACAGATTTACAAATCGCTTATAACTTTAACATGGTAGCGATTACTGAAGGGCGTCCTCAATTGATGGGGATCAAACCGATGATTAGCAGTTACTTAAACCATCAAATCGAAGTAGTTACACGTCGTACGCGCTTTGAGCTTGAACACACTGAAGTGCGGATGCACATCGTAGAAGGTTTAATGAAAGCACTTTCCATTTTAGATGAAATCATCGAATTAATTAGAAATTCTAAAAACAAACGTGATGCAAAAGAAAATTTAGTGGCTACTTATCGTTTTACAGAGGAACAAGCCGAAGCGATAGTGATGTTGCAGTTATATCGATTGACGAATACGGACATTGTTGCATTGCAAGAAGAGCACGATGAACTAAAACAAAAGATTTCAGCATTGAAACACATTTTAGATCATCATGATGCATTGCTGAATGTGATTAAAGAGGAATTAACGGCGATTAAAAAACAATTCAAAGCACCTCGTTTATCAGTGATTGAAGAGAAAATTGCTGAAATTAAAATTGATAAAGAGGTCATTGTCCCTAGCGAAACAGTGATGCTCAGCTTGACACGAGAAGGTTATATCAAACGTACTTCTTTAAGAAGCTTTAATGCAAGTGGTAGAGAAGAAATCGGTTTAAAAGAGCGAGATACAGTTTTGAAAATTGTTGAATCGAATACTCAAGATTATGTGATGGTTTTTACGAATAAAGGCCGATACTTGCTCATTCCTGTTCATAAATTGCCAGATATCAAATGGAAAGATTTAGGTCAACATGTATCACAGATTGTGCCCCTTGATGAAGGAGAATATGTTGTTGATTGTCACACTGTTACTCAATTTGATGATGATATGGCGATTGTGACAGCAACACGACAAGGTATGATTAAGAAAAGTTTATTGTCTGGATTTAAATCGACACGAACATCAAAACCGCTCGTTGCTATGAAAGTTAAAGATCATGATGCATTAATTTCGGTCATGTTGTTACCGGCGCATGTGTCGACACAATTGCTCACATTATTAACTTGCCGAGGAATGTCTTTAACTTATGCGCTTGATGAACTCCCAGATACAGGTCTACGAGCGTCAGGTATTAAAGCGATTAATTTAAAAGACAAAGATCATGTGGTTATGGTGGATACGGTCCAACCTGAGGATACGATTTTAATTGCGACTCAGCGGGGGGCTTTAAAACGTATTCCTTATAAAGTGTTACAAGTTGCCAAAAGGGCACAACGTGGGATTACACTCTTGAAAGAATTAAAAAAACAACCCCATAGAGTCGTCGCTGCATGCGTCTGTCGTCCTGATCATACCCAGTATCATTTGATATCACAACAGGATGAAGTGATGGGTCAGATTAAAGATATTCACTTATCAGAGCAATATACGAATGGAAGCTTTGTTGTTGATATCGATACTTTTGGAGAGATTCAAGGACTCTATATTGAATAG